In the Clostridium beijerinckii genome, one interval contains:
- a CDS encoding 2-isopropylmalate synthase, producing MENFEKYKRMYFMPPKVTYDWVKKDYIDKAPRWCSVDLRDGNQSLIEPMSLEEKLEFFNMLVKIGFKEIEVGFPAASETEYQFIRTLIEKNMIPNDVSIQVLTQAREHIIRKTFQAVKGAPHAVIHLYNSTSVAQREQVFGKSKDEIKQLAVNGAELLKEIAKEEKGNYSFQYSPESFPGTEVDYAVEVCNAVLDVWKPTKEEKAIINIPTTVENAMPHVFACQVEYIHKNLKYREAVTLCLHPHNDRGSGVSDAEFGILAGADRIEGTLFGNGERTGNLDIVTVAMNLYSHGVDPNLNFRNMPEIVENYERLTNMQVGMRQPYAGELVFTAFSGSHQDAISKGIKWRENKECEYWEVPYLPIDPMDVGRQYDSDVIRINSQSGKGGVAYILQKNFGISLPKQMQEAFGYTVKDVSDKAHRELTPEGIYKILEEKFIRNSHVFQIPECHFIQGEEMAADTTICHGGKIQCITAHGNGRLDAVSNAIKQYFDIDYDLDVYEEHSLTRGSSSKAVTYVGIKCHNKLYWGVGIENDIINSSIAALAVAVNQLEEIKNMKRSDGRMTEVLNYIQSNYKTVTLEKLSETFYLSKPYLSKYIKESTNSTFVDIVKQIRMDKAKSLLKGSGMTVENIAEQVGYENVEHFIRLFKKAYGITPVEFRNNIPKRMEQ from the coding sequence ATGGAAAATTTTGAAAAATATAAAAGAATGTATTTTATGCCACCAAAAGTGACATACGATTGGGTGAAAAAAGATTATATAGATAAAGCGCCTAGATGGTGTAGTGTTGATTTACGTGATGGAAATCAATCATTAATTGAACCTATGAGTTTAGAAGAAAAGTTAGAATTTTTTAATATGTTAGTGAAAATAGGTTTTAAAGAAATTGAAGTAGGGTTTCCAGCTGCTTCTGAAACTGAATATCAATTTATAAGGACATTAATTGAGAAAAATATGATTCCTAATGATGTCTCAATTCAGGTTTTAACTCAAGCTAGAGAACATATCATTAGAAAGACTTTTCAGGCGGTTAAAGGGGCTCCGCATGCAGTAATTCATTTATATAATTCAACTTCAGTTGCACAAAGGGAACAGGTTTTTGGTAAATCTAAGGATGAAATTAAGCAGCTTGCTGTAAACGGGGCAGAACTTCTAAAAGAAATAGCAAAAGAAGAAAAAGGAAACTATTCATTTCAATATAGTCCAGAAAGTTTTCCGGGAACAGAAGTAGATTATGCGGTAGAAGTATGTAATGCAGTATTGGATGTTTGGAAGCCGACAAAAGAAGAGAAGGCAATCATTAATATTCCTACAACAGTTGAAAATGCAATGCCTCATGTATTTGCTTGCCAAGTTGAATATATTCACAAAAACTTAAAGTATAGGGAGGCTGTAACTTTATGCTTACATCCACATAATGATAGAGGAAGTGGAGTGAGTGATGCAGAGTTTGGTATACTTGCAGGTGCAGATAGAATAGAAGGAACTCTATTTGGTAATGGCGAGAGAACAGGAAATTTAGATATTGTTACAGTTGCTATGAATCTTTATTCTCATGGTGTAGATCCTAATTTGAATTTTAGAAATATGCCTGAAATAGTTGAAAATTATGAAAGATTAACAAATATGCAAGTAGGTATGCGCCAACCATACGCTGGTGAATTAGTGTTTACTGCCTTTTCGGGTTCTCATCAGGATGCAATTTCAAAGGGAATAAAGTGGCGTGAAAATAAAGAGTGTGAGTATTGGGAAGTTCCATATTTACCTATTGATCCAATGGATGTTGGGCGCCAATATGATTCAGATGTTATCCGCATTAACAGTCAATCAGGTAAAGGTGGAGTGGCTTATATATTACAAAAGAATTTCGGAATATCACTTCCAAAACAGATGCAGGAAGCATTTGGGTATACAGTAAAGGATGTATCAGATAAGGCTCATAGAGAATTAACACCAGAAGGAATTTATAAAATTTTAGAAGAGAAGTTTATTCGTAACTCCCATGTATTTCAAATTCCAGAATGTCATTTCATACAAGGAGAGGAGATGGCAGCCGATACTACAATTTGTCATGGAGGGAAAATACAATGTATAACAGCGCATGGAAACGGAAGATTAGATGCAGTTAGCAATGCAATTAAACAGTATTTTGATATTGATTATGACTTAGATGTGTATGAAGAACATTCATTAACAAGAGGGTCATCATCGAAAGCTGTTACTTATGTGGGAATCAAATGCCATAATAAGCTTTATTGGGGAGTAGGAATAGAAAATGATATTATTAATTCATCAATTGCAGCTTTAGCAGTAGCAGTTAATCAATTAGAAGAGATTAAGAATATGAAAAGATCAGATGGTAGAATGACAGAGGTATTAAATTATATTCAATCAAACTATAAGACGGTCACATTAGAAAAGCTTTCAGAAACTTTTTACTTATCTAAGCCTTACTTATCCAAATATATTAAAGAAAGTACAAATAGTACTTTTGTGGATATAGTAAAACAAATTAGAATGGATAAAGCTAAGAGCTTACTTAAAGGAAGTGGAATGACAGTAGAAAATATTGCAGAGCAAGTTGGTTATGAAAATGTAGAGCATTTTATTAGATTGTTTAAGAAAGCATATGGAATAACTCCGGTAGAATTTAGAAATAATATACCTAAGCGAATGGAACAATAA